One Acidobacteriota bacterium DNA segment encodes these proteins:
- the acpP gene encoding acyl carrier protein, which produces MTVEERVKKIIVEQLGVSEEEVVPEAKFVDDLGADSLDQVELVMAFEEEFDIEIPEEDAEKIVSVQDAVNYLSSRISS; this is translated from the coding sequence ATGACCGTTGAGGAAAGGGTAAAGAAGATAATCGTGGAGCAGCTTGGAGTAAGCGAGGAGGAGGTTGTTCCTGAGGCGAAGTTCGTTGATGATCTCGGTGCGGATTCTCTTGATCAGGTGGAGTTGGTTATGGCTTTTGAGGAGGAGTTCGACATCGAGATCCCGGAGGAGGATGCGGAGAAGATCGTGAGCGTCCAGGACGCGGTTAATTACCTTTCTTCCCGCATCTCATCTTAA
- the fabG gene encoding 3-oxoacyl-[acyl-carrier-protein] reductase gives MFPGKVALITGASQGIGREIALTFADQGADLALVDVKFPTLTEVAKEVEKKGVKALPLEVDVSDYEKVKAAVEKVLSEFGKVDILVNNAGITRDNLILRMKPDEWQKVIDVNLSGAFNFTQVVIKAMVKKRYGRIINIASVVGLMGNVGQANYSASKAGLIGFTKSVAREVASRGITVNAIAPGFIDTPMTQALSPEAREKLISQIPTPRLGTPKDIANGVKFLASEEASYITGHVLNISGGLYM, from the coding sequence ATGTTTCCTGGAAAAGTAGCCCTTATCACCGGGGCTTCTCAGGGGATAGGGCGGGAGATAGCTCTTACCTTTGCCGATCAAGGGGCGGATTTGGCGCTTGTCGATGTCAAGTTTCCTACGCTCACCGAGGTAGCGAAGGAGGTAGAGAAGAAGGGGGTTAAAGCCCTCCCCTTGGAGGTGGATGTATCGGATTACGAAAAGGTGAAGGCGGCAGTGGAAAAGGTACTCTCTGAGTTCGGGAAGGTGGATATATTGGTCAACAATGCGGGGATAACGAGGGATAATCTTATCTTAAGGATGAAGCCCGATGAGTGGCAGAAGGTGATCGATGTTAACCTATCTGGGGCGTTCAATTTCACCCAAGTGGTGATCAAGGCGATGGTGAAGAAGCGTTATGGGAGGATAATAAACATCGCCTCAGTAGTGGGGTTGATGGGCAATGTGGGGCAGGCAAATTATTCTGCTTCCAAGGCGGGTCTCATCGGGTTCACTAAGTCAGTGGCGAGGGAGGTTGCCTCTCGGGGGATAACCGTAAACGCCATTGCCCCCGGTTTCATCGACACCCCGATGACCCAGGCACTTTCCCCTGAGGCAAGGGAGAAACTTATCAGCCAGATACCTACGCCCCGGTTGGGCACTCCAAAGGATATAGCAAACGGGGTGAAATTCCTGGCGTCTGAAGAGGCGAGCTATATCACGGGTCATGTGCTCAATATAAGCGGTGGGCTCTATATGTAA
- the fabD gene encoding ACP S-malonyltransferase has product MGKKAFVFPGQASQYPGMGKDLYDKFSEAKAVFERLEEAVGFPLRRLCFEGSKEELSLTENTQPAVFAVSIASFEVLKSRGVHPDFVAGHSLGEYSALASASAFSYEDGIRLVRKRGRFMQEGVPVGEGAMAAIIGLPSNKVEAICNEESRGDVLVAANFNSPVQTVISGRREAVERAIVKAKEKGAKRALLLPVSAPFHSPLMEPAKEKLASELDRIEFSDLSCPLVANVSAGLIEKGEEAKKALIEQMVSPVRFVEVIEKLSSLGCDTFVEVGPGKVLTGLIKRILPGAKIFNVEDEPSLNRFLAETGEE; this is encoded by the coding sequence GTGGGGAAAAAGGCGTTTGTCTTTCCTGGGCAGGCTTCTCAATATCCCGGGATGGGAAAGGATTTATATGATAAGTTTTCCGAAGCAAAGGCGGTATTCGAGAGACTCGAGGAGGCGGTCGGTTTCCCCTTGAGGAGGCTTTGTTTCGAGGGGAGCAAGGAGGAACTCTCCCTCACTGAGAACACCCAGCCGGCGGTCTTCGCGGTAAGCATTGCTTCCTTCGAGGTTTTGAAGAGCCGAGGGGTTCACCCCGATTTCGTCGCTGGTCATAGTTTGGGGGAGTATTCCGCACTTGCCTCCGCCTCCGCTTTTTCCTACGAAGACGGTATTCGTTTGGTGAGGAAGCGGGGTAGATTTATGCAAGAGGGGGTTCCCGTTGGTGAGGGGGCGATGGCGGCGATAATTGGCCTTCCCTCTAATAAGGTAGAGGCGATCTGTAATGAGGAGAGCAGAGGAGATGTGTTGGTAGCAGCTAATTTCAACTCCCCGGTGCAGACGGTTATTTCTGGGAGAAGAGAGGCGGTGGAGCGGGCGATAGTAAAGGCTAAGGAGAAGGGAGCGAAGCGAGCACTACTCCTTCCGGTAAGCGCTCCTTTTCACTCCCCGCTGATGGAGCCGGCTAAGGAGAAGCTCGCTTCTGAGCTCGATAGGATCGAGTTTTCCGATCTTTCCTGCCCTCTTGTTGCCAATGTCTCTGCTGGTCTTATCGAGAAGGGGGAAGAGGCGAAGAAAGCCCTAATAGAGCAAATGGTATCTCCGGTCCGCTTTGTGGAGGTGATAGAGAAGCTCTCCTCTTTAGGTTGTGATACCTTTGTCGAGGTAGGACCAGGGAAGGTTCTTACTGGTCTTATCAAGCGTATTCTACCTGGGGCGAAGATATTCAATGTGGAGGACGAGCCATCCCTTAATAGATTTTTAGCTGAAACGGGGGAGGAATAA
- a CDS encoding ketoacyl-ACP synthase III: MDSKAGILGIGSSLPKKVVTNFDLEKIVDTSDEWIRTRTGIRERRIAEEGEYLSTFMTEAARKALLRAELEPKDIDIIICATVTPDHPLPATACFVQANLGAKKAAAFDISAACSGFIYGLSIGEKFIHSGEAERVLVIGGEVLSRVIDWTDRSTCVIFADGAGAAVLGRVPEPRGILATKLRSDGEFADFLLIPAGGTKMPASHETIEKRLHFVKMRGNELFKVAVRAMADIALEVLEEAGVKREEVSVLIPHQANQRITDAVASRLKIPREKVYSNIAWTGNTSSGSIPIALNELVEQGRLKEGDLVLLTAFGGGVTWAASLIRW, translated from the coding sequence ATGGATAGTAAAGCAGGCATATTGGGCATTGGATCATCGCTACCCAAAAAGGTGGTTACCAATTTTGACCTGGAGAAGATAGTTGATACCTCGGACGAGTGGATAAGGACGAGGACGGGGATAAGGGAGAGGAGGATAGCTGAGGAGGGGGAATATCTTTCCACCTTTATGACCGAGGCGGCGAGGAAGGCGCTTCTTCGTGCCGAACTTGAACCGAAGGATATCGATATAATAATCTGTGCTACGGTTACCCCGGATCATCCCCTTCCTGCTACCGCCTGTTTTGTTCAGGCGAACCTGGGGGCAAAGAAAGCGGCTGCTTTTGATATTTCTGCTGCCTGTTCCGGTTTTATTTATGGCCTCTCGATAGGGGAGAAATTTATCCATTCTGGAGAGGCGGAGAGGGTACTTGTAATCGGGGGGGAGGTGCTCAGTCGGGTTATTGATTGGACTGACAGGAGTACCTGTGTTATCTTCGCCGATGGTGCTGGAGCAGCTGTTTTAGGAAGGGTTCCGGAGCCTCGAGGGATCCTCGCTACCAAACTGAGGAGTGACGGGGAATTCGCCGACTTTCTTCTCATACCGGCAGGGGGTACCAAGATGCCCGCTTCCCACGAGACGATAGAGAAGAGGCTCCATTTCGTCAAAATGAGAGGTAATGAGCTGTTCAAAGTGGCGGTTCGGGCGATGGCGGATATAGCTCTCGAGGTCCTTGAGGAGGCAGGGGTTAAGAGGGAGGAGGTGAGTGTATTGATACCTCATCAGGCAAATCAACGGATAACCGATGCGGTTGCCTCTCGACTCAAGATTCCAAGGGAAAAGGTCTATTCCAATATAGCCTGGACGGGTAATACCTCCTCCGGTTCCATACCTATTGCCCTCAACGAGTTGGTTGAGCAGGGAAGATTGAAGGAAGGCGATCTCGTTCTCCTTACTGCATTCGGCGGGGGAGTTACTTGGGCAGCAAGTTTGATCAGATGGTAA
- the plsX gene encoding phosphate acyltransferase PlsX, translating to MKIAVDVMGGDYAPDSPIEGAIEAVSEYGVEVILVGKEEVIKEKLGSRLHDLSGVEIVNALEQVEMADPPTIAFRKKKNSSIRIATDLVKEGRAQGLVSAGNTGAVMATAKFVLGTLEGVDRPALAMAIPTPEGSAVLLDVGANVDCKPEHLVQFAIMGSTFASEVLGKENPKVGLLNIGEEETKGNELTRKTYQSLLRAPINFYGNVEGRDVFAGRVEVIVCDGFTGNVILKVSESIAETMASILKEELSRDFFARIGYIFLKKAFAHFKKKADYAEYGGAPLLGIKEVCVICHGRSSPKAIKNAIRIVKNYYENRVNERIRKRLVEFNKNG from the coding sequence ATGAAGATAGCGGTAGATGTAATGGGGGGAGATTACGCCCCTGATAGTCCGATCGAGGGAGCGATCGAGGCGGTCTCTGAGTATGGGGTAGAGGTGATTTTGGTGGGGAAGGAGGAGGTTATCAAGGAGAAGTTGGGGAGTAGGCTTCACGATCTTTCCGGGGTAGAGATAGTCAATGCTCTTGAACAGGTGGAGATGGCTGATCCACCTACTATTGCTTTCCGCAAGAAGAAAAATTCGTCTATTAGGATTGCCACCGATTTGGTAAAGGAAGGAAGAGCTCAAGGGTTGGTGAGTGCGGGGAATACTGGGGCGGTGATGGCGACCGCCAAGTTTGTCCTTGGTACCTTAGAGGGGGTTGATCGTCCTGCTTTGGCGATGGCTATTCCCACCCCTGAGGGTAGTGCGGTTCTCCTCGATGTGGGTGCCAATGTAGATTGTAAGCCGGAGCATCTCGTTCAATTTGCCATAATGGGTTCTACCTTCGCTTCGGAGGTTTTGGGGAAGGAGAACCCGAAGGTGGGCCTCCTCAATATTGGGGAGGAGGAGACCAAGGGAAATGAGTTGACTCGGAAGACCTACCAAAGTCTCCTTCGGGCGCCCATTAATTTTTATGGCAATGTAGAGGGGCGGGATGTCTTCGCTGGCAGAGTGGAGGTGATCGTCTGCGATGGGTTTACCGGTAATGTCATTCTGAAGGTGAGTGAGAGCATAGCGGAGACGATGGCTTCCATTCTTAAGGAGGAGCTTTCTCGGGACTTTTTTGCCCGGATTGGTTATATCTTTCTTAAGAAGGCGTTCGCCCATTTTAAGAAGAAGGCAGATTATGCCGAGTATGGGGGAGCCCCCTTGCTTGGGATAAAGGAGGTTTGTGTGATCTGCCATGGCAGATCCTCCCCCAAGGCGATAAAGAACGCCATAAGGATCGTGAAGAATTATTACGAAAACAGGGTTAACGAAAGGATCCGTAAGCGATTAGTGGAGTTCAACAAAAATGGATAG
- the rpmF gene encoding 50S ribosomal protein L32, which produces MANPKRRHSKARRDKRRAHDALKVPSFSRCPQCGHEKLPHRVCPYCGYYKGEEVMEGEEV; this is translated from the coding sequence ATGGCGAACCCAAAACGAAGGCATTCGAAGGCGAGGAGGGATAAGAGGCGTGCCCATGATGCACTTAAGGTTCCCTCCTTCTCCAGATGTCCTCAGTGCGGGCATGAGAAGTTACCCCACCGGGTGTGCCCCTATTGTGGGTATTACAAAGGCGAAGAGGTTATGGAAGGCGAGGAGGTTTAG
- a CDS encoding DUF177 domain-containing protein, translating into MLIEVSKVPKKGLFVKHSFSPSELGLVRNGEFSLKKPAPAKLEIVVKGRRCEIKGEVSFELELICSRCLEEFPFLSSSSFELVYLPRDEMPTEPDLELTPNDLKVSFYQDDEIDLSEVVREQIILAIPMKPICSPNCKGLCPMCGANLNQAPCNCQREAIDPRLAPLKDLKARLKIKG; encoded by the coding sequence ATGCTAATTGAGGTAAGCAAGGTTCCCAAGAAGGGGCTTTTTGTTAAGCATTCATTTTCGCCATCCGAGTTAGGACTGGTACGGAATGGGGAATTTTCCCTTAAGAAACCAGCCCCGGCTAAGCTCGAGATAGTGGTGAAAGGGAGAAGATGTGAGATAAAGGGAGAGGTCTCCTTTGAGCTTGAGCTTATCTGTTCCCGATGTCTCGAGGAATTTCCCTTCCTTTCCTCCTCATCGTTTGAGCTTGTTTATCTACCGCGGGATGAGATGCCAACAGAGCCGGATTTAGAGCTTACCCCCAACGATCTCAAGGTTTCCTTCTATCAGGATGATGAAATCGATCTTTCTGAGGTGGTGCGGGAGCAGATCATCTTGGCTATTCCGATGAAGCCTATCTGTTCTCCCAATTGTAAGGGGCTTTGCCCGATGTGTGGTGCCAATTTAAATCAGGCGCCCTGTAATTGTCAACGAGAGGCGATTGACCCGAGACTTGCTCCTTTAAAAGATCTCAAGGCGAGATTGAAGATAAAAGGATAG
- the trxA gene encoding thioredoxin, producing the protein MSEIFTFNSENFEREVIKSDIPVLVDFWAEWCVPCKMITPIVEKLAEEYKGRLKVGKVNVDEEGAIAARYRIRSIPTLLLFDRGEVREQIIGVQSKEAIDKRISPYVS; encoded by the coding sequence ATGTCAGAGATATTCACTTTTAACAGTGAGAATTTCGAGCGGGAGGTCATAAAATCCGATATCCCGGTGCTCGTTGACTTCTGGGCGGAGTGGTGTGTTCCCTGCAAGATGATAACTCCGATAGTGGAGAAGTTAGCCGAGGAGTATAAGGGGAGACTCAAGGTAGGGAAGGTAAATGTAGATGAGGAGGGAGCGATAGCTGCCCGGTATCGTATTCGTTCCATCCCCACCCTCCTTCTATTTGACCGGGGGGAGGTGAGGGAGCAGATTATTGGAGTTCAATCGAAGGAGGCGATTGACAAGAGGATATCCCCTTATGTAAGCTGA
- a CDS encoding HIT domain-containing protein produces the protein MEILWTPWRYPYIKKAGKEKGGCIFCEALSLADDRKALILARGRYNFLILNLYPYNSGHIMVAPMEHIASFYQYGKEESEEFIELVKLSVKVLEEVYHPEGFNIGMNLGRPAGAGVVDHFHLHIVPRWNGDTNFMSIVGGVRLIPEDITATYEKLHPRFKNEVDRLLSR, from the coding sequence ATGGAAATTCTCTGGACGCCGTGGCGTTACCCTTATATAAAAAAGGCGGGTAAAGAAAAAGGAGGTTGTATCTTCTGCGAGGCGCTTTCTTTGGCGGATGATAGGAAAGCCCTTATCCTTGCTCGCGGAAGATATAACTTTCTGATATTGAACCTTTACCCTTACAACAGTGGTCATATAATGGTGGCGCCAATGGAGCATATCGCCTCCTTTTACCAATATGGAAAGGAGGAGAGTGAGGAATTTATTGAGCTTGTCAAGTTGAGCGTGAAGGTTCTGGAGGAGGTTTATCATCCAGAGGGATTCAACATAGGGATGAACTTGGGGAGACCGGCAGGTGCTGGGGTGGTGGATCATTTTCATCTTCACATTGTGCCTCGGTGGAACGGAGACACCAATTTTATGTCAATTGTAGGTGGAGTAAGGTTGATACCAGAGGATATAACTGCTACCTATGAGAAGCTTCATCCACGTTTCAAAAATGAGGTGGATAGACTCCTCTCAAGATAG
- a CDS encoding integration host factor subunit beta — MTKAELIEEVAKAANLTKKHSEIVVDTVFQSIIEALHRGEKVELRGFGSFRLRQRRAREARNPKTGEKVSVPAKKVPYFKAGKGLKELINSG, encoded by the coding sequence ATGACCAAGGCAGAGTTAATAGAAGAGGTGGCAAAGGCTGCCAATCTAACGAAAAAGCACTCTGAGATCGTGGTAGATACCGTGTTTCAGAGTATTATCGAGGCTCTTCATCGAGGGGAGAAGGTGGAACTTAGGGGATTCGGTAGTTTCCGACTGCGTCAGCGGAGGGCTCGTGAGGCGCGGAACCCCAAGACTGGGGAGAAGGTGAGTGTTCCGGCGAAGAAGGTTCCCTATTTCAAAGCAGGCAAGGGCTTAAAGGAACTCATTAACTCTGGGTGA
- a CDS encoding 30S ribosomal protein S1: protein MNYDELNEKEKTRGGELEGNNAFSLEKEKDGSFDIPESPEEIDREKLAELYEQSFKGLEVGDVVEGTVVKISEAEVLVDIGYKSEGIVDIAEFKDAKGELKVKVGDKVKVMVEIPEDQEGRVLLSYEKAERMKIWDDIENAYRNNETITGKVIDRVKGGLSVDIGVKAFLPGSQIDVRPVRDLDSFKGKEIKVKVIKLNKRRGNIVVSRKMVVEEESVERRKKTLASLEEGKIVKGVVKNITEYGAFIDLGGIDGLLHITDMSWGRISHPSELFAVGDEVEVVVLKFDREKERVSLGYKQKTPDPWEKVADKYPVGSRVRGRVVSLTDYGAFVEIEEGVEGLIHISEMSWNKRIKQPSRILTVGDTVEAVVLSIDPEQRRISLGLKQTEPNPWQLIAERYNVGDVIRGRVRNITDFGAFIEVEEGIDGLVHISDMSWTKKIKHPSEVLKKGEEVEAVILHIDPENQRLSLGLKQLSPNIWEKFFSEHKIGDVVTGKIVRLTNFGAFVELEEGIEGLVHVSELSRKKVKDPEKEFSIGQMLTMKITKMDFAQRKIGLSVAAYEAEEEKKKRKAEEEKRKKEKKEKKEKKEERKEKKERKKVEERAGTINLGEVAKIENVELLGSHIAKKFAAKKKEKEKPSSEKGKKEEDY, encoded by the coding sequence ATGAATTATGATGAGTTAAACGAGAAAGAGAAAACAAGAGGAGGTGAGCTCGAGGGAAACAATGCTTTCTCCTTAGAAAAAGAGAAGGATGGCTCATTTGATATTCCTGAATCCCCAGAGGAGATTGATCGGGAAAAGTTGGCGGAGCTTTACGAGCAAAGCTTTAAAGGGCTTGAGGTGGGGGATGTAGTTGAGGGGACGGTGGTGAAGATATCTGAGGCGGAGGTGTTGGTTGATATCGGGTACAAGTCGGAAGGGATAGTAGATATCGCTGAGTTCAAGGATGCCAAAGGGGAGCTCAAGGTAAAGGTAGGGGACAAGGTGAAGGTTATGGTGGAGATACCTGAGGATCAGGAAGGGCGGGTGCTTCTCTCCTATGAGAAGGCGGAGCGGATGAAGATCTGGGATGATATTGAGAATGCTTACAGAAACAACGAGACGATCACCGGTAAGGTCATTGACCGGGTGAAAGGAGGACTTTCGGTCGATATTGGGGTGAAGGCGTTCCTCCCTGGCTCGCAGATAGATGTTCGTCCAGTTCGTGATCTCGATAGCTTCAAGGGAAAAGAGATAAAGGTCAAGGTGATAAAGCTCAACAAGAGGCGAGGTAATATCGTGGTCTCGCGGAAGATGGTGGTAGAGGAGGAGAGTGTTGAGAGAAGAAAAAAGACCTTGGCTAGTCTTGAAGAAGGGAAGATAGTAAAGGGAGTGGTGAAGAATATCACCGAGTACGGCGCCTTTATCGACCTCGGAGGGATAGATGGTCTCCTTCATATCACCGATATGTCCTGGGGGAGGATAAGTCATCCCTCGGAGTTGTTTGCTGTGGGGGATGAAGTCGAGGTGGTCGTTCTAAAGTTCGACCGGGAGAAGGAGCGTGTCTCCTTGGGTTATAAGCAGAAGACGCCCGACCCTTGGGAGAAGGTAGCGGATAAATACCCTGTAGGAAGCAGGGTTCGGGGTAGAGTAGTTAGCCTCACTGATTACGGTGCCTTCGTGGAAATAGAGGAGGGTGTAGAGGGATTGATCCATATCTCCGAGATGTCGTGGAATAAGAGGATCAAACAGCCCTCCCGAATACTGACTGTAGGTGATACGGTGGAGGCGGTTGTTCTCAGTATAGACCCGGAGCAGAGGAGGATATCCCTGGGGCTTAAGCAGACCGAGCCCAACCCTTGGCAACTTATTGCTGAGAGGTACAATGTCGGTGATGTGATAAGGGGACGAGTGCGAAACATAACCGATTTTGGCGCTTTCATCGAGGTGGAGGAGGGGATTGACGGCCTTGTTCATATCTCTGATATGTCTTGGACAAAGAAGATAAAACATCCCTCTGAGGTTCTGAAGAAGGGGGAGGAGGTAGAGGCGGTCATCCTCCATATCGACCCTGAGAATCAAAGGCTTTCTTTAGGGCTTAAACAGCTCAGCCCCAATATTTGGGAGAAGTTCTTTAGCGAACATAAGATCGGCGATGTGGTGACTGGGAAGATCGTCCGGCTCACCAATTTCGGCGCCTTTGTGGAGCTTGAGGAGGGGATAGAAGGTTTGGTTCATGTCTCTGAGCTCAGTCGGAAGAAGGTGAAGGATCCGGAGAAGGAGTTCTCAATCGGGCAGATGCTCACGATGAAGATCACCAAGATGGATTTTGCTCAGCGAAAGATCGGGCTCAGCGTAGCTGCCTATGAGGCTGAAGAGGAGAAAAAGAAGCGGAAGGCTGAGGAGGAGAAGAGGAAGAAGGAGAAGAAAGAGAAAAAAGAGAAGAAAGAGGAGAGAAAGGAGAAGAAGGAGCGGAAAAAGGTAGAGGAGAGGGCAGGGACGATAAATCTCGGCGAGGTTGCTAAAATAGAGAATGTTGAGCTTTTGGGTTCTCATATAGCGAAGAAGTTCGCCGCAAAGAAAAAGGAGAAGGAGAAACCCTCCTCCGAGAAAGGGAAAAAGGAAGAAGATTATTAA
- a CDS encoding (d)CMP kinase, whose product MRKRSRGIVIAIDGPAGAGKSTVGKALAAKLGYFYLDTGAMYRAIALKVVETGIDPSSEEEVVSLAESSQVEFRKSSSSYRVLLDGRDVTEEIRKPGIGEVASVISVYPGVRRRLVALQREVGKEGGVVVEGRDIGTKVFPDAEVKFFLDATLEERARRRFKELKEKGISLSFSEVLEETRKRDRRDSTRPDSPLCRADDAIYLDSTSLSLEEVIEFMLKKVKELTLPLT is encoded by the coding sequence ATGAGGAAGAGGAGTAGAGGGATAGTAATAGCCATTGATGGTCCTGCTGGTGCTGGGAAGAGCACGGTGGGGAAGGCTCTTGCTGCCAAGCTCGGCTATTTTTATCTCGATACCGGTGCTATGTATCGGGCGATAGCGCTCAAGGTGGTTGAAACGGGGATCGATCCCTCCTCCGAGGAGGAGGTTGTTTCGCTGGCGGAAAGTTCTCAGGTGGAGTTTCGAAAATCATCCTCTTCTTATCGGGTTCTCCTCGATGGGCGTGATGTGACTGAGGAGATAAGGAAGCCCGGGATCGGGGAGGTAGCCTCGGTCATCTCGGTCTATCCTGGGGTGAGACGGCGGTTAGTTGCCCTCCAGCGTGAGGTAGGTAAGGAGGGAGGGGTGGTGGTAGAGGGAAGGGATATAGGGACCAAGGTCTTTCCCGATGCCGAGGTCAAGTTTTTCCTCGATGCCACCCTCGAAGAGAGGGCGAGGAGGAGGTTCAAGGAGCTCAAGGAGAAGGGGATATCCCTCAGTTTTTCCGAGGTGCTTGAGGAGACGAGAAAGAGGGACAGACGGGATAGTACCCGCCCCGATTCTCCACTTTGTAGGGCGGATGATGCCATCTACCTTGATTCCACTTCTCTCAGTTTGGAGGAGGTAATAGAATTTATGCTTAAGAAGGTAAAGGAGCTTACTTTACCCTTGACATAA
- a CDS encoding histidinol-phosphate transaminase, whose protein sequence is MLVPDYIKGVKPYVPGKPLEEVKRELGLSSVVKLASNENPLGPSPRAVEAIQKEASEIARYPDTTAYYLRKKLSHRLNIPAEQIIVARGSSEIIDFAVRAFVAPKEKVVISEGTFIMYPISAKLVDADITFVPLRNYRYDLVRMAEVIDDKTKLVFIANPNNPTGTMITADELDRFLSQVPEEVVVVLDEAYYEYIDDPAYPDSLAYVREGRRVIILRTFSKIYGLAGLRIGYGITTPELMEWLLRVMPPFNTGTLAQKAAMAALDDEDYVRKTVEANDEGKRYLGEEFRKLGISFVPSHTNFMLFFTPVDGDELTQRLLREGVIVRGMKGWGFENGVRVSIGEMKELERFVASLRKVLGR, encoded by the coding sequence ATGCTGGTACCTGATTACATCAAAGGAGTTAAACCCTATGTACCCGGAAAACCGTTGGAGGAGGTTAAGAGGGAACTCGGTCTTTCCTCGGTGGTGAAGCTCGCCTCGAATGAGAACCCCCTTGGTCCCTCACCCAGGGCGGTAGAGGCGATTCAGAAAGAAGCTTCTGAAATAGCTCGCTATCCCGACACCACCGCTTATTATCTCAGAAAGAAACTTTCTCATAGGCTTAATATCCCTGCCGAGCAGATAATCGTTGCCCGAGGTTCCTCTGAGATCATCGATTTTGCCGTTCGTGCTTTTGTCGCTCCTAAGGAGAAGGTGGTGATATCGGAGGGGACATTCATTATGTATCCCATTTCCGCTAAGCTGGTTGATGCCGATATCACCTTCGTTCCTCTCCGGAACTACCGCTACGATCTGGTAAGGATGGCTGAGGTGATCGATGATAAGACAAAGCTCGTCTTTATCGCCAATCCTAATAACCCTACGGGAACGATGATAACGGCGGATGAACTCGATAGATTTTTATCTCAGGTGCCGGAAGAAGTGGTGGTGGTTCTCGATGAGGCATATTATGAGTACATCGATGATCCCGCTTATCCCGATTCCTTGGCTTATGTAAGGGAGGGAAGGAGGGTTATTATCCTTCGGACCTTCTCCAAGATCTACGGTTTGGCTGGTCTTAGGATAGGCTACGGCATCACCACTCCGGAGCTTATGGAGTGGTTATTGCGGGTAATGCCCCCGTTCAACACCGGTACCCTTGCCCAGAAGGCGGCGATGGCAGCACTCGATGATGAGGATTATGTGCGTAAGACGGTGGAGGCGAACGACGAGGGAAAGAGATATCTCGGAGAGGAGTTCAGGAAGCTGGGGATATCGTTTGTCCCCTCACATACCAACTTTATGCTTTTCTTCACCCCGGTCGATGGTGATGAGTTGACACAGAGGCTCCTTAGGGAAGGAGTGATCGTAAGGGGAATGAAGGGCTGGGGCTTTGAGAATGGGGTGCGGGTGAGCATTGGTGAGATGAAGGAATTAGAAAGGTTCGTTGCCTCCTTGCGGAAGGTTCTTGGGAGATGA
- a CDS encoding rRNA pseudouridine synthase has protein sequence MKERLNKLIAEAGICSRRKADELIREGRVSVNGEVVTKLGIKADKLKDIIEVDGVRLSFSERKRYFLFYKPRNCLSTVYDPLGRPTVLDFIPEVKERIYPAGRLDWDAEGLLILTNDGEFAERIIHPRYRSPKVYLVKVKGVPQSKEIEKLRRGIVIDGYKTVPAKITLLRKERNSWFRVILFEGRKNQIKEMFFRIGHPVIRLKRVAISFFNIKGLKPGDFRELTPAEVERFVKQSEVKNAGT, from the coding sequence ATGAAGGAAAGACTGAATAAGCTGATAGCGGAGGCGGGCATATGTTCCCGGAGAAAGGCTGATGAGCTGATCCGGGAAGGGAGGGTGTCGGTGAACGGTGAGGTGGTGACCAAGCTCGGCATCAAAGCGGATAAGCTGAAGGACATAATAGAGGTTGACGGCGTAAGGCTGTCCTTCAGCGAGAGGAAGCGATACTTCCTTTTTTACAAACCCCGAAATTGTCTTTCTACGGTTTACGATCCTTTGGGGCGTCCTACGGTGCTCGATTTCATCCCTGAGGTGAAAGAGCGGATCTATCCTGCAGGGAGACTTGACTGGGATGCTGAGGGACTTCTCATCCTCACCAACGATGGCGAGTTTGCCGAGCGAATAATCCATCCTCGTTATCGTTCCCCCAAGGTGTATTTGGTGAAGGTAAAGGGGGTTCCTCAGTCGAAGGAGATAGAAAAGCTACGGCGGGGGATAGTGATCGATGGATATAAGACAGTGCCCGCCAAGATCACCCTACTTAGGAAGGAGAGGAACTCCTGGTTTCGGGTGATCCTTTTTGAAGGGAGGAAGAATCAGATAAAGGAGATGTTTTTTCGGATAGGTCATCCGGTAATAAGGTTAAAGCGGGTGGCTATCTCTTTCTTTAATATAAAAGGACTAAAGCCCGGCGATTTTCGAGAACTTACCCCCGCTGAAGTGGAACGATTCGTAAAACAAAGCGAGGTGAAAAATGCTGGTACCTGA